The following are encoded in a window of Pseudomonas multiresinivorans genomic DNA:
- a CDS encoding glutamine synthetase family protein codes for MTGEGFLTGRRLQLARGVLLQCIMGGYPPAKYYGSDDGDLALIAEPTQIHRLPWSDEPRAFAICDAVELDGQPSGLSTRGLLKQVVARYAERGWSPVVATELEFFVFAPNPDANEPFQAPLGLDGRREIGHSAFSVSSNNGLRPFFQDVYRCMEAVGLERDTFMHEMGTTQFEINFLHGDPVLLADQTFLFKHLLKEVALKHGLIVVCMAKPLAHTPGSSMHIHQSVVDGEGRNIFTDANGEATPAFRHFIGGQQACLADFTLLFAPNVNSFQRLCHPYASPNNACWSHDNRAAGLRIPASAPVARRVENRLAGADANPYLAIAASLAAGLHGIEQALEPTAPIQGEFEVPDELLLPCTMYDAMQRLKRSELAREVFGNEFIDGYCATKSMELTSFFDEISPWERRVLAAQA; via the coding sequence ATGACCGGCGAGGGCTTCCTCACCGGGCGCCGGCTGCAACTGGCGCGCGGCGTCCTGCTGCAATGCATCATGGGCGGTTACCCGCCGGCCAAGTATTACGGCAGCGACGACGGCGACCTCGCCCTGATCGCCGAGCCCACCCAGATCCACCGCCTGCCCTGGAGCGACGAACCCCGCGCCTTCGCCATCTGCGATGCGGTGGAGCTCGACGGCCAGCCTTCCGGCCTGTCCACCCGTGGCCTGCTCAAGCAGGTCGTGGCGCGCTACGCCGAGCGCGGCTGGAGCCCGGTGGTGGCGACCGAGCTGGAGTTCTTCGTGTTCGCGCCCAATCCCGACGCCAACGAGCCCTTCCAGGCGCCGCTCGGCCTCGACGGCCGCCGCGAGATCGGCCACTCGGCTTTCAGCGTGTCCTCCAACAACGGCCTGCGGCCGTTCTTCCAGGACGTCTACCGCTGCATGGAAGCGGTGGGGCTGGAACGCGACACCTTCATGCACGAGATGGGCACCACCCAGTTCGAGATCAACTTCCTGCATGGCGACCCGGTGCTGCTGGCCGACCAGACCTTCCTGTTCAAGCACCTGCTCAAGGAAGTCGCACTCAAGCACGGGCTGATCGTGGTGTGCATGGCCAAGCCGCTGGCGCACACGCCGGGCAGTTCGATGCACATCCACCAGAGCGTCGTCGATGGCGAAGGCCGCAACATCTTCACCGATGCCAATGGCGAGGCCACGCCGGCCTTCCGGCATTTCATCGGTGGCCAACAGGCGTGCCTGGCGGACTTCACCCTGCTGTTCGCGCCGAACGTGAACTCCTTCCAGCGCCTGTGCCATCCCTACGCGTCGCCGAACAACGCCTGCTGGTCCCATGACAACCGTGCGGCCGGCCTGCGCATTCCGGCCAGCGCACCGGTGGCCCGGCGGGTGGAAAACCGCCTGGCCGGCGCCGACGCCAACCCCTATCTGGCTATTGCCGCCAGCCTGGCCGCCGGCCTGCATGGCATCGAGCAGGCGCTGGAGCCCACCGCGCCGATCCAGGGTGAGTTCGAGGTGCCGGATGAACTGCTGCTGCCGTGCACGATGTACGACGCGATGCAGCGTCTCAAACGCAGCGAACTGGCCCGCGAGGTGTTCGGCAACGAGTTCATCGACGGCTACTGCGCGACCAAGTCCATGGAGCTGACCAGCTTCTTCGACGAGATCAGCCCGTGGGAGCGCCGCGTACTCGCTGCCCAGGCCTGA
- a CDS encoding inorganic phosphate transporter has translation MTTDTLAVPVAEERPHLERKPGRITVFIFFAVLAVGLLFSAWSLVRDVDDVTTAVTTWTPFLLLGVALFIALGFEFVNGFHDTANAVATVIYTHSLPPHFAVVWSGCFNFLGVLLSSGAVAFGIIALLPVELILQVGSSAGFAMVFALLIAAILWNLGTWWLGLPASSSHTLIGSIIGVGIANALMHGRDGTSGVDWAQATKVGYSLLLSPLIGFVCAALLLLALRLLVRNRALYKAPKGKTPPPWWIRGLLILTCTGVSFAHGSNDGQKGMGLIMLILVGTLPMAYALNRTMPADQTVQFVAIAEVTQQALVRAAPQPAPADPRAVLSEYVRTKEAKPELIPALAALTGAIGAEVKGYGSLARVPAEAMGNVRNDMYLTSEAIRLMDKDKVGNFDADTTSKLAAFKGKIDESTRFIPLWVKVAVAIALGLGTMVGWKRIVVTVGEKIGKTHLTYAQGASAELVAMMTIGAADMYGLPVSTTHVLSSGVAGTMAANGSGLQMRTIRNLLMAWVLTLPAAIVLSASLYWLFTHLF, from the coding sequence ATGACCACCGATACCCTGGCCGTTCCCGTCGCCGAAGAACGGCCCCATCTGGAACGCAAGCCCGGCCGCATTACCGTCTTCATCTTCTTCGCAGTGCTTGCCGTCGGCCTGCTGTTCTCGGCCTGGAGCCTGGTTCGTGACGTCGACGACGTCACCACTGCGGTCACCACCTGGACGCCGTTCCTGCTGCTCGGGGTCGCCCTGTTCATCGCCCTGGGCTTCGAGTTCGTCAACGGCTTCCACGACACCGCCAACGCAGTGGCCACCGTCATCTATACGCACTCGCTGCCGCCGCACTTCGCGGTGGTCTGGTCGGGCTGCTTCAACTTCCTGGGCGTGCTGCTCTCCAGCGGCGCGGTGGCCTTCGGCATCATCGCCCTGCTGCCGGTGGAGCTGATTCTGCAGGTCGGTTCTTCGGCCGGTTTCGCCATGGTCTTCGCCCTGCTGATTGCGGCCATACTGTGGAACCTCGGCACCTGGTGGCTGGGCTTGCCGGCGTCGTCCTCGCACACGCTGATTGGCTCGATCATCGGCGTGGGCATCGCCAATGCGCTGATGCACGGCCGCGATGGCACCAGTGGCGTCGACTGGGCGCAGGCGACCAAGGTCGGCTACTCGCTGCTGCTCTCGCCGCTGATCGGTTTCGTCTGCGCCGCGCTCCTGCTGCTGGCGCTGCGCCTGCTGGTGAGGAACCGCGCGCTGTACAAGGCGCCCAAGGGCAAGACGCCGCCGCCGTGGTGGATTCGTGGTCTGCTGATTCTCACCTGCACCGGCGTGTCCTTCGCCCACGGCTCCAACGACGGGCAGAAGGGCATGGGCCTGATCATGCTGATCCTGGTCGGCACTCTGCCGATGGCCTACGCGCTGAACCGCACCATGCCGGCGGACCAGACCGTACAGTTCGTCGCCATCGCCGAAGTCACCCAGCAGGCGCTGGTCCGCGCCGCGCCGCAGCCGGCCCCGGCCGACCCGCGCGCGGTGCTCTCGGAATACGTGCGGACCAAGGAAGCCAAGCCGGAACTGATCCCGGCGTTGGCGGCGCTGACCGGCGCCATCGGCGCGGAAGTGAAGGGCTACGGCAGCCTCGCTCGCGTGCCGGCCGAAGCCATGGGCAACGTGCGCAACGACATGTACCTGACCAGCGAAGCGATCCGCCTGATGGACAAGGACAAGGTCGGCAACTTCGACGCGGACACCACCAGCAAGCTGGCCGCGTTCAAGGGCAAGATCGACGAATCGACCCGCTTCATCCCGCTGTGGGTGAAGGTCGCCGTGGCCATCGCCCTCGGCCTGGGCACCATGGTCGGCTGGAAGCGCATCGTCGTGACCGTAGGCGAGAAGATCGGCAAGACCCACCTGACCTACGCCCAGGGCGCCTCGGCGGAGCTGGTGGCGATGATGACCATCGGCGCGGCGGACATGTACGGGTTGCCGGTATCGACGACCCACGTGCTGTCTTCCGGCGTCGCCGGCACCATGGCCGCCAACGGCTCGGGCCTGCAGATGCGCACCATCCGCAACCTGCTGATGGCCTGGGTGCTGACCCTGCCGGCGGCCATCGTGCTCTCCGCTTCGCTGTACTGGCTGTTCACCCACCTGTTCTGA
- the ppk2 gene encoding polyphosphate kinase 2, which produces MPLTNESVIRRIHRELLDHSDEELELELLEDVRNLDELFDEHADVDEEKLARRRYFSELFRLQGELVKLQSWVVKTGHKVVILFEGRDAAGKGGVIKRITQRLNPRVCRVAALPAPNDREQTQWYFQRYVSHLPAAGEIVLFDRSWYNRAGVERVMGFCNDEQYEEFFRSVPEFERMLARSGIQLIKYWFSISDDEQHLRFLSRIHDPLKQWKLSPMDLESRRRWEAYTKAKEIMLDRTHIAEAPWWVVQADDKKRARLNCISHLLKLIPYEDVEHPSVILPARQRNEDYSRTPTPREIVVPEVY; this is translated from the coding sequence ATGCCCCTGACCAATGAATCCGTGATCCGCCGCATCCACCGCGAACTGCTCGACCACAGCGACGAAGAGCTGGAGCTGGAACTGCTGGAAGACGTGCGCAACCTCGACGAGCTGTTCGACGAGCACGCTGACGTCGACGAGGAGAAGCTCGCCCGCCGTCGCTACTTCAGCGAACTGTTCCGCCTGCAGGGCGAGCTGGTGAAACTGCAGAGCTGGGTGGTGAAGACCGGCCACAAGGTGGTGATTCTTTTCGAGGGCCGTGACGCGGCGGGCAAGGGCGGCGTGATCAAGCGCATCACCCAACGCCTCAATCCGCGCGTGTGCCGGGTCGCCGCGCTGCCCGCGCCGAACGACCGCGAGCAGACCCAGTGGTACTTCCAGCGCTACGTCTCGCACCTGCCGGCGGCGGGGGAGATCGTCCTGTTCGACCGCAGCTGGTACAACCGCGCCGGAGTCGAGCGGGTCATGGGGTTCTGCAACGACGAGCAGTACGAGGAGTTCTTCCGCAGCGTGCCGGAGTTCGAGCGCATGCTGGCGCGCTCGGGCATCCAGCTGATCAAGTACTGGTTCTCCATCTCCGACGACGAACAGCACCTGCGCTTCCTCAGCCGCATCCACGACCCGCTCAAGCAGTGGAAGCTCAGCCCCATGGATCTGGAGTCGCGCCGGCGTTGGGAGGCCTACACCAAGGCCAAGGAAATCATGCTGGACCGCACCCATATTGCCGAGGCGCCCTGGTGGGTGGTGCAGGCCGACGACAAGAAGCGCGCGCGGCTGAACTGCATCAGCCACCTGTTGAAGCTGATCCCCTATGAGGACGTGGAGCATCCGTCGGTGATCCTGCCCGCGCGGCAGCGCAACGAGGATTACTCGCGCACGCCGACCCCACGGGAAATCGTGGTGCCGGAGGTTTACTGA